In one Triplophysa rosa linkage group LG13, Trosa_1v2, whole genome shotgun sequence genomic region, the following are encoded:
- the slc25a51b gene encoding solute carrier family 25 member 51b: protein MGVVTTMDPNPGRQPQAPPLQQQLSGHALVGVGPGPRGKHYVCGSFAAFTNILVTFPIQKVLFRQQLHGVRVTEAVRQLQREGLRNLYRGLLPPLLQKTTTVAIMFGLYEDFSRLLLRHARRSGTPELVTRSVAAALAGTAEAALTPFERVQTLLQDHRHNGRFNNTAHTFRTLLRDYGVRECYRGLVPVLLRNAPSNILFFGLRGPIKQWLPEARTRGGHMANDFVCGGLLGAALGIMFYPLNVVKSRAQAQVGGEFVPCGRVLMTVWRERGGSIVLLFRGATLNYHRSLLSWGIINATYELLLKVF, encoded by the coding sequence ATGGGGGTGGTTACCACTATGGACCCAAATCCCGGCCGGCAACCGCAGGCCCCGCCCCTGCAGCAGCAGTTAAGTGGGCATGCCCTAGTAGGGGTGGGGCCCGGGCCTCGTGGAAAGCACTATGTGTGTGGCTCGTTTGCCGCCTTCACCAACATCCTCGTGACGTTCCCCATTCAGAAAGTTCTGTTTCGCCAGCAGCTGCACGGAGTTCGCGTGACCGAAGCTGTCCGTCAGCTCCAGAGGGAGGGGCTTAGAAACCTCTACCGTGGGCTCTTGCCTCCCTTACTTCAGAAAACCACCACCGTAGCCATCATGTTCGGCCTGTACGAGGATTTTTCCCGGTTGCTCTTGCGTCACGCCCGCAGGAGCGGCACGCCAGAGCTCGTCACGCGGAGTGTCGCCGCGGCGCTAGCTGGAACCGCCGAAGCCGCCCTCACGCCCTTCGAGCGAGTCCAAACGCTTCTTCAGGACCATCGGCATAACGGGCGTTTCAACAACACCGCGCACACTTTCCGGACACTTCTACGAGACTACGGTGTGAGGGAGTGCTACCGCGGGCTGGTCCCGGTTCTGTTGCGCAACGCGCCCAGTAACATTCTCTTCTTCGGCCTCCGTGGGCCCATCAAGCAATGGCTGCCTGAGGCTCGGACCCGCGGGGGTCACATGGCCAATGACTTTGTGTGTGGCGGCCTGCTGGGGGCGGCTCTGGGCATCATGTTCTACCCGCTGAACGTGGTGAAATCTCGTGCCCAAGCGCAGGTGGGGGGCGAGTTCGTGCCCTGCGGTCGGGTGCTGATGACCGTGTGGcgggagagaggaggcagcatCGTTCTGCTGTTCCGTGGCGCGACGCTGAACTACCATCGATCTCTGCTGTCGTGGGGTATCATCAATGCCACCTACGAGCTTCTCCTGAAAGTTTTCTGA
- the gnpda2 gene encoding glucosamine-6-phosphate isomerase 2, translated as MRLVILDDYDLASEWAAKYIRNRIIQFKPSADRYFTLGLPTGSTPLGCYKKLTEYHKNGDLSFKYVKTFNMDEYVGLPRDHPESYHSYMWNNFFKHIDIEPQNTHILDGNALDLQVECAAFEQKITAAGGIELFVGGIGPDGHIAFNEPGSSLVSRTRVKTLAKDTIVANARFFGNDLSKVPTMTLTVGVGTVMDAREVMILITGAHKAFALYKAIEEGVNHMWTVSAFQQHPRTIFICDEDATLELRVKTVKYFKGLMHVHNQLVEPTLSMKDYTD; from the exons ATGAGACTTGTGATTCTGGATGACTATGATCTGGCCAGTGAATGGGCTGCAAAGTACATCAGAAACCGGATCATCCAGTTCAAACCCAGTGCTGACCGCTACTTCACTTTAGGACTTCCAACag GCAGCACACCTCTCGGCTGCTACAAGAAGCTGACGGAGTATCACAAGAATGGAGATCTGTCCTTTAAGTACGTGAAGACCTTTAACATGGATGAGTATGTAG GTCTGCCCCGGGATCACCCTGAAAGCTACCACTCCTACATGTGGAATAACTTCTTCAAACACATTGACATCGAGCCTCAGAACACTCACATACTGGACGGCAACGCCCTTGACCtgcaggtggagtgtgccgcttTTGAGCAGAAGATCACAGCGGCCGGGGGCATAGAACTCTTTGTGGGAG GGATCGGTCCGGATGGGCACATCGCCTTTAATGAGCCCGGCTCCAGTCTGGTGTCCAGAACCAGAGTAAAGACCCTGGCCAAAGACACTATAGTGGCCAACGCCCGTTTCTTCGGAAACGATCTTTCAAAAGTGCCCACCATGACTCTCACTGTGGGAGTGGGCACGGTGATGGATGCCAGAGAG GTAATGATCCTGATCACAGGGGCTCATAAAGCGTTTGCCCTCTATAAAGCCATCGAGGAGGGTGTGAATCACATGTGGACTGTATCGGCCTTCCAGCAGCATCCACGAACCATCTTCATCTGTGATGAGGACGCCACGCTGGAGCTCAGAGTCAAAACCGTCAAGTATTTTAAAG GCCTGATGCACGTTCACAATCAACTGGTCGAGCCGACGCTCAGCATGAAGGACTACACGGACTGA
- the frmpd1b gene encoding FERM and PDZ domain-containing protein 1 produces the protein MEEKERSRSRSPRRVRRVEQVVGKWLRRSRDSLSRERILGGRRFRSGESGQQNFPVKVTVEVIRDAVLDSHGFTLSTQHPLLVRDVTAGGPADGQLLPGDQILKVNNRAVEDLSPENAEKMIRECRDSVTMTILRNMVNPKSSFITAEKRARLRRNPVKVRFAEEVVVNGHTQGNSLLFLPNVLKVYLENGQTKAFKFHKSTTVKDIVLTLREKLSIRAIEHFSLVLEQQYNTNKLLLLHEDELIQKVVQKKDSHDYRCLFRACFIPRDPIDLLQDDPVAFEYLFQQSVGDVLQERYAVEMKCNTALRLAALHMHEKMASCGQTTRASVKSIVKEFGLESFISPTLLRNMRDKDLRKAINHHMKKIQSLLEPRQKVISVSQARLAYLTQMAELMSYSGRTYNATMLLQDRESLVTLLVGSRYGISQILNHQLNMISTIIDFHYITRIEVLSETDRISMVKIYLQDIQPLALLMESVGAKDLACLLAGYCKLMVDPTINVFRWGPRPKMRRIPAEGYISRCGSDSQDSSEDDYVMEGLLDAQLSEDTMSNQTNDGTEEGDEDEADRRTEAERLRVIVTHPCLEDEGEEEAGKSESVADEDYSVTMGWYTDPRVNSSFSSLSSNSLNALEESIKVAIGGLDCEDAPQEEKFSSGTSDLDVHHPYLLEVPERMNQRGNLNKPRRPSQLTYNDRSGLRFVDLSQMSDSLPSPPTASDDALSDEDDEEGEQDNDVSSMSAEFEAVLASCSAYSINAKLAGVNFQELFSRIHRQERGSNNQTDPKQQRRSKTTARAATMRSDTSNVKDSESEEEFFDAQDRFTPPVAEKRTTEKYLGNKQDVVSDFKAHMEKNKHQESTASNEEERRAELISQTNKQNNNEKPSLVNHIAPESANTEVEIHQPSLILPPESTPVEPLTANVSSGQKAQHCNGDIPGRNAHLSSQLLEMEPDTMEFKPVTGPGPVMSSSRITAIRQATLPPQNPETLQNGPKPQNGISDHASVCLEKTPNHVRGLDTQDIEPIEKEPKTNTGNITGDNKNYLQQTVESRKPEPQLNTKPPIPPKPSSIILQSTPLNAPSQKPEAKQNVPPNGLSLHPWSQRNGTSPPATLSKGVSQSHENLRTELKTESSSMKASSASNTPSPSPLASPSVQSVSIIPEDPNPNLPNRTGSSARLSATALRGRIQDMPWYLTRSQEILGTVALSNTISSTGINGTHSTDVNHESKKVSPKATSVSSLIEWKEKDAEVVIVKLKDGPEEATPIPAPASSSQPDLRQQLSVEELNKHFGTCKSEQPQSQKENPVVMRLDNASSLSSSSPSHRDACGCHTVYANCFSGHTEDICGFDDNLTVYEFSRRNQISKPPQPTPVPPSTLSAPSPNVLSLLRDSPRPLSMSSELSPLLIPPRPLESLCLDHRSVDNPFRFLQGHRYVSSQKGAGLKESYASLLRDIDELLLVLKRGPSSVYPPTRKGECENGNGVIEQTISETERCLVQAEARRLASGCQKATRVGWAPDDALLSLGNSFGALVQLASTCMRVPCSDCGGCHGDIDADEALGKLEEIVDLYKEFVAAVQTAREGEGVRLLAKQCTVLISTVFTLTQLFRTRTPDIDNGNVPLNF, from the exons ATggaggagaaagagaggagCAGGAGTAGATCTCCGCGGAGGGTCCGTCGGGTGGAGCAGGTGGTGGGCAAATGGCTGCGTCGCTCTCGAGACTCTCTCAGCAG AGAGCGGATTCTGGGAGGCAGGAGGTTTCGCTCCGGGGAGTCGGGTCAGCAGAACTTCCCTGTGAAGGTGACAGTGGAGGTGATCAGAGATGCTGTGCTGGACTCTCATGGATTTACTCTCTCAACACAACACCCCCTGCTGGTCAGGGACGTCACTGCAG gaGGTCCCGCTGACGGTCAGCTCTTACCTGGAGATCAGATCCTGAAAGTCAACAACAGAGCCGTAGAAGATCTTTCTCCAGAAAATGCTGAGAAGATGATTCG GGAATGCCGGGACTCTGTAACCATGACGATCCTCAGAAACATGGTG aaTCCAAAGTCATCGTTCATCACGGCGGAGAAGAGAGCTCGACTGAGAAGAAACCCGGTGAAAGTGCGCTTTGCAGAAGAGGTTGTTGTGAACGGTCACACTCAg GGAAACTCTCTTCTCTTTCTGCCTAATGTTCTGAAGGTTTACCTGGAGAACGGCCAGACCAAAGCCTTCAAATTTCACAAGAGCACCACTGTCAAG GACATTGTGTTGACTCTGAGAGAGAAGTTGTCCATTCGTGCCATTGAGCATTTCTCACTGGTTCTGGAACAGCAGTATAATACCAATAAACTACTGTTACTGCACGAGGACGAGCTCATACAGAAg gtggtgcagaagaaagactctCATGACTACAGGTGTTTGTTCAGGGCGTGTTTTATACCCAGAGACCCCATCGACCTTCTGCAGGATGACCCCGTGGCCTTTGAGTATCTCTTTCAACAG AGTGTTGGAGATGTGTTACAGGAACGATACGCAGTGGAGATGAAATGCAACACAGCATTGAGACTCGCGGCGCTGCACATGCATGAAAAAATGGCGAGCTGTGGACAAACCACCAGAGCATCAGTCAAGAGTATTGT GAAAGAGTTTGGTTTGGAAAGTTTCATCTCTCCCACCCTGTTGAGAAACATGAGAGATAAAGACCTGCGCAAAGCCATCAACCATCACATGAAGAAGATCCAGTCACTGCTGGAACCACGAcagaag GTGATTTCTGTGTCTCAGGCTCGGTTGGCTTATCTGACCCAGATGGCTGAGTTGATGTCATACAGCGGGAGAACCTACAACGCCACCATgctg ctgCAGGACAGAGAATCATTGGTGACTTTGCTGGTGGGATCGAGATACGGCATCAGTCAAATACTGAACCACCAGCTCAACATGATCTCCACCATCATAGACTTCCATTACATCACTCGAATAGAGGTGCTGTCAGAGACCGACAGAATCAGCATGGTCAAGATCTACCTGCAGGACATTCAG CCTTTAGCTTTACTCATGGAATCAGTGGGAGCTAAAGATTTGGCCTGTCTGCTGGCTGGATACTGCAAACTCATGGTGGACCCCACGATAAATGTGTTTCGCTGGGGACCCAGACCTAAAATGAGACGCATTCCTGCAGAAG GGTACATTTCTCGGTGTGGCAGCGATTCACAAGACAGTTCAGAAGATGATTATGTCATGGAAGGCCTGCTGGACGCTCAGCTGTCAGAAGACACCATGTCCAATCAAACGAATGACGGCACAGAGGAAGGTGACGAAGACGAGGCGGACAGGAGGACTGAAGCAGAGAGGCTGAGAGTGATCGTAACACATCCGTGTTTGGAGGACGAAGGAGAGGAGGAGGCCGGAAAGAGCGAGTCCGTTGCGGACGAGGATTACTCGGTTACCATGGGTTGGTACACGGACCCTCGAGTCAACAGCAGCTTCTCCAGTTTATCCAGTAACTCACTGAACGCACTGGAGGAGAGCATCAAAGTGGCCATCGGTGGACTGGACTGTGAGGATGCTCCTCAAGAGGAGAAGTTCAGTTCCGGCACGTCAGATCTGGACGTTCATCATCCGTACCTGCTGGAGGTGCCGGAGCGTATGAATCAGAGGGGGAATTTAAACAAACCCAGACGACCTTCTCAACTGACCTACAATGATCGATCGGGTCTGCGCTTCGTTGACCTCTCGCAAATGTCTGACAGTTTGCCGAGTCCTCCCACGGCCAGCGATGATGCGTTGAGCGACGAAGACGATGAGGAGGGAGAGCAGGACAATGATGTTTCCAGCATGTCGGCTGAATTCGAGGCGGTGTTGGCCTCCTGTAGCGCATACAGCATCAATGCTAAATTGGCAGGTGTGAATTTTCAAGAACTTTTCTCCAGGATTCACAGACAAGAGAGAGGCAGCAACAATCAGACTGATCCGAAACAACAGAGACGCTCAAAGACAACAGCACGAGCTGCGACCATGAGATCTGACACATCAAATGTTAAAGACTCAGAATCAGAAGAGGAATTCTTTGATGCTCAAGATCGATTTACTCCTCCGGTAGCAGAGAAACGCACTACAG AGAAATATTTGGGAAACAAACAAGATGTTGTCAGTGATTTCAAAGCTCACATGGAGAAGAATAAGCATCAAGAATCCACAGCGAGCAATGAAGAGGAAAGAAGAGCAGAGCTCATCTCTCAAACTAACAAACAGAACAATAATGAGAAACCATCTCTTGTTAATCACATCGCTCCGGAGTCTGCCAACACTGAAGTGGAGATCCATCAGCCCTCACTGATTTTACCTCCTGAATCTACACCTGTTGAACCTCTAACTGCTAACGTCTCGTCGGGTCAGAAAGCCCAGCACTGTAATGGTGACATCCCTGGCCGAAACGCTCATCTGTCATCACAGCTTCTGGAGATGGAGCCGGATACTATGGAGTTCAAACCAGTCACTGGACCTGGACCAGTGATGTCGTCTTCCCGAATCACAGCGATACGCCAAGCTACCCTTCCTCCCCAGAACCCAGAGACTCTTCAGAATGGACCCAAACCTCAAAACGGAATATCTGATCATGCATCGGTATGTTTGGAGAAGACTCCAAATCACGTGCGAGGACTTGATACTCAAGACATTGAGCCGATTGAAAAAGAGCCAAAAACCAACACAGGAAACATAACAGGAGATAACAAGAATTATCTACAGCAGACTGTTGAAAGCAGAAAACCAGAGCCTCAACTAAACACAAAACCTCCAATACCTCCCAAACCTTCATCCATCATTTTACAGTCAACACCGCTTAATGCCCCATCACAAAAACCTGAAGCCAAGCAGAATGTTCCCCCTAATGGTCTTTCCCTACACCCCTGGTCTCAGAGAAATGGTACCTCTCCACCTGCTACACTGAGTAAGGGTGTATCTCAAAGTCACGAGAACCTGAGGACTGAACTCAAGACTGAAAGCTCTTCAATGAAAGCGTCAAGTGCATCAAACACACCGAGTCCTTCTCCCTTAGCTTCACCTTCTGTTCAGTCTGTCAGTATCATACCTGAAGATCCAAATCCTAACCTCCCCAACAGAACGGGCTCATCCGCGCGTCTCTCAGCCACAGCCTTGCGTGGGAGAATTCAGGATATGCCGTGGTACCTCACCCGTTCCCAAGAGATTTTGGGCACTGTAGCACTCAGCAACACTATTTCATCGACAGGAATCAACGGCACTCATTCAACAGACGTAAATCACGAATCCAAGAAAGTTTCTCCTAAAGCCACTTCAGTGTCGTCTCTGATCGAATGGAAGGAGAAAGATGCTGAAGTGGTCATTGTGAAGCTCAAAGATGGACCGGAGGAGGCCACCCCGATTCCTGCACCAGCATCATCCAGCCAACCTGACCTGAGACAGCAATTATCTGTAGAAGAGTTGAACAAGCATTTTGGGACGTGCAAGTCTGAACAGCCTCAGTCACAGAAAGAAAACCCTGTAGTTATGAGACTGGACAATGCTTCCTCTCTGTCTTCGTCGAGTCCTTCCCATCGGGATGCCTGCGGCTGCCATACGGTGTACGCCAACTGTTTCAGTGGGCATACGGAGGACATCTGCGGCTTTGATGACAATCTGACCGTGTACGAGTTCTCCCGTCGGAACCAGATCAGTAAACCTCCTCAACCCACACCGGTTCCACCGTCCACCCTTTCTGCCCCTTCTCCAAATGTTCTGTCCCTTTTGAGAGACTCACCGCGTCCCCTCTCCATGTCCTCTGAGCTCAGTCCACTCCTGATCCCACCCAGACCGCTGGAATCGTTGTGTCTGGACCACAGATCTGTAGACAATCCCTTCCGCTTCTTACAGGGCCATCGCTACGTGAGCAGCCAGAAGGGTGCTGGGCTCAAAGAGAGTTACGCTTCTCTGCTGCGAGACATTGATGAACTGCTTTTAGTGTTGAAGAGAGGACCATCCTCGGTGTACCCCCCCACTCGCAAGGGAGAGTGTGAAAACGGCAACGGTGTGATCGAGCAGACAATTTCGGAGACGGAGAGATGCCTGGTTCAGGCCGAGGCGCGGAGGTTGGCGTCGGGATGCCAGAAGGCCACAAGGGTGGGTTGGGCACCTGACGACGCTCTTCTGTCGCTCGGTAACAGCTTCGGCGCGCTGGTGCAACTAGCCTCCACCTGCATGCGAGTGCCCTGCTCGGACTGTGGAGGTTGTCATGGCGACATTGACGCGGATGAAGCCTTGGGGAAGCTTGAGGAGATCGTGGACCTGTACAAAGAGTTCGTGGCCGCCGTACAAACAGCGAGAGAAGGCGAAGGCGTCAGGCTGTTGGCCAAGCAGTGTACGGTTCTCATCTCTACAGTCTTCACTCTCACGCAGCTGTTTAGGACACGGACGCCAGACATAGACAACGGAAACGTACCTCTGAACTTTTAA